In Listeria swaminathanii, the following are encoded in one genomic region:
- the fsa gene encoding fructose-6-phosphate aldolase yields MRFFIDTANVEEIKKANRMGFIAGVTTNPSLVAKEGRDFNEVIQEITSIVDGPISGEVVSLEADEMVAEGRVIAKIHPNMVVKIPMTGEGLAAVKVLTEEGIKTNVTLVFSATQALLAARAGATYVSPFLGRLDDIGDDGLVLIRDIAEIFEIHGIPTEIISASVRHPIHVIECAKAGADIATVPFKVFEQMLKHPLTDSGIDKFLADWEAAKK; encoded by the coding sequence ATGAGATTTTTTATCGATACAGCGAACGTAGAAGAAATCAAAAAGGCTAACAGAATGGGGTTCATTGCTGGAGTTACGACAAATCCATCACTTGTTGCCAAAGAAGGTCGCGATTTTAATGAGGTCATTCAAGAAATCACATCCATTGTTGACGGACCAATTAGCGGCGAAGTAGTAAGTTTAGAAGCGGATGAAATGGTTGCAGAAGGTCGGGTTATTGCGAAAATCCATCCGAATATGGTTGTGAAAATACCGATGACTGGCGAAGGTTTGGCGGCTGTGAAAGTGTTGACGGAAGAGGGAATAAAAACCAATGTGACGCTTGTTTTTTCTGCCACACAAGCATTACTTGCTGCTCGAGCAGGAGCAACATATGTATCGCCATTCTTAGGACGATTAGATGATATTGGTGACGATGGTTTAGTGCTTATTCGGGACATTGCGGAAATTTTTGAAATTCATGGTATCCCAACAGAAATTATTTCAGCAAGTGTGCGGCATCCAATCCACGTAATCGAATGTGCCAAAGCAGGTGCGGATATTGCGACGGTGCCATTCAAAGTGTTTGAACAAATGCTTAAACATCCTTTGACTGACAGCGGGATTGATAAATTCCTTGCCGACTGGGAAGCAGCTAAAAAATAA
- a CDS encoding SH3 domain-containing protein, whose translation MNRTFVVKKEHRSKYPNPLFVNKNESIWVFEEDKEYPGWIFCKVKSSGKEGWVPKQIIQLGSDPKSGTVTEDYSARELNVKPGDKLESNRELNGWVWCVTEDNEAGWVPRENLEM comes from the coding sequence ATGAATCGAACTTTTGTCGTGAAAAAGGAACATAGAAGCAAATATCCGAATCCACTTTTTGTTAATAAAAATGAGTCTATTTGGGTGTTTGAAGAAGATAAGGAATATCCGGGTTGGATTTTTTGCAAAGTGAAGTCATCTGGAAAAGAAGGATGGGTTCCGAAACAAATTATTCAATTGGGAAGCGATCCGAAAAGTGGAACTGTGACAGAGGATTACTCTGCGCGTGAACTTAACGTAAAGCCAGGCGATAAATTAGAAAGCAATCGCGAGCTTAATGGTTGGGTTTGGTGCGTGACAGAAGATAATGAAGCTGGCTGGGTTCCACGAGAAAATTTAGAGATGTAA
- the lde gene encoding multidrug efflux MFS transporter Lde, giving the protein MENWKKNLYVVWVGCFLTGTGLNLIMPFLPLYIEELGVHNPDQVSMWSGIALSSTFLVSAIMSPIWGKLADQKGRRIMLLRAALGMAIAMILMGLVSNVYQFVGLRLLMGVFSGYISTANALVATQVPRHRSGWALGALSTAAVSGVLIGPLIGGALSDAFGVRPVFYITGALLLGSFFLTLFFVKEKFTPVEKKEMRSGKEVFLALKNPGLIISLFITTMMIQIASNSVNPILTLYVRDLAGNAQNIAFISGMIASVPGVAALIAAPRLGRWGDRIGSERILLGALIGSMLLQIPMAFAQNPLQLGILRFLLGLTDGALLPAVQSLLTKNTPREVSGRIFGYNQSFQYIGNVIGPLVGSSVAAHFGYGDVFLVVAGFIFINVLISFYFNRKMHREKGNHAN; this is encoded by the coding sequence ATGGAAAATTGGAAGAAAAATTTGTATGTCGTCTGGGTAGGCTGTTTTCTGACCGGGACCGGATTGAATTTAATCATGCCATTTTTACCATTATATATTGAAGAATTAGGCGTACATAATCCGGATCAAGTAAGTATGTGGTCAGGGATTGCGCTCAGCTCGACCTTTTTAGTATCTGCTATTATGTCGCCAATCTGGGGCAAACTAGCAGACCAAAAAGGACGTAGAATTATGCTTCTGCGCGCTGCTTTAGGAATGGCGATTGCGATGATTTTGATGGGACTAGTAAGCAATGTGTATCAATTTGTTGGTTTACGCTTATTGATGGGTGTTTTCTCAGGATATATTTCGACGGCAAATGCGCTTGTTGCCACACAAGTTCCTCGTCATCGCAGTGGCTGGGCTCTTGGTGCGCTATCAACGGCGGCGGTATCAGGCGTATTAATCGGCCCACTAATTGGTGGGGCTTTATCGGACGCATTTGGGGTTAGACCAGTGTTTTATATTACTGGCGCGCTCCTTTTAGGTAGTTTTTTCCTAACGCTTTTCTTTGTAAAAGAGAAATTCACACCGGTAGAGAAGAAGGAAATGCGGTCAGGGAAAGAGGTTTTCTTGGCACTTAAAAATCCTGGCTTAATTATTTCGCTGTTCATTACGACGATGATGATTCAAATCGCGTCCAACTCAGTGAACCCAATTTTGACATTATACGTACGGGATTTAGCGGGAAATGCGCAGAACATTGCTTTTATTAGTGGGATGATTGCTTCGGTTCCCGGGGTCGCAGCGCTCATTGCGGCACCGCGACTTGGCAGATGGGGTGACCGAATTGGCTCGGAGCGAATCTTATTAGGCGCACTCATCGGATCAATGCTACTCCAAATACCAATGGCCTTCGCGCAGAACCCACTGCAACTCGGCATTTTGCGTTTCTTACTAGGACTTACAGACGGCGCCTTACTCCCAGCAGTTCAATCGCTACTTACGAAAAATACGCCGCGCGAGGTGTCCGGTCGAATTTTTGGGTATAATCAATCGTTTCAATATATCGGGAATGTTATCGGACCGCTTGTTGGATCAAGTGTAGCGGCTCATTTTGGTTACGGGGATGTCTTCCTTGTAGTTGCTGGTTTTATTTTTATCAATGTACTAATTAGTTTTTATTTCAACCGAAAAATGCATAGAGAGAAGGGAAATCATGCCAACTGA
- a CDS encoding helix-hairpin-helix domain-containing protein, translating to MPTDLIKLPGIGKKMVLMLNEIGIEEIADLKGKNPLELYEDTCDKRGERMDPCVLYTYRCAVYTAETKEDEQEAELRKWWSWKDKQHTNERN from the coding sequence ATGCCAACTGATCTAATAAAATTACCAGGAATAGGTAAAAAAATGGTACTGATGTTAAACGAAATCGGGATTGAAGAGATTGCGGATTTAAAAGGAAAGAATCCACTCGAATTATATGAAGATACTTGCGATAAGCGCGGTGAGCGAATGGATCCTTGTGTGCTATATACGTATCGTTGTGCGGTTTATACGGCGGAAACCAAGGAAGACGAGCAAGAAGCTGAGTTGCGAAAATGGTGGAGTTGGAAAGATAAACAACATACAAATGAAAGGAATTGA
- a CDS encoding NAD-dependent protein deacylase, with protein sequence MNNLNEAIKQAEHIVFLTGAGVSVASGIPDYRSKNGLYAGMNSPEYMLSHTCLVREPEKFYQFVTENMYYPDAMPNAIHTKMAELEAAKNVTIITQNIDGLHEKAGSKKVVNFHGSLYQCYCQKCGMSVAAEDYLKSDIHANCGGVIRPDVVLYEEAIPEDAIDQSLTAIRQADLIVIVGTSFRVSPFCNLTDYRNKKARIFAVNKERISLPYPFEMMENDAVKVFAEM encoded by the coding sequence ATGAATAATTTGAATGAAGCGATTAAGCAAGCGGAACATATTGTTTTTCTGACTGGGGCTGGCGTTTCTGTAGCTTCAGGAATTCCGGACTATCGGTCAAAAAACGGCTTATATGCGGGGATGAATAGCCCTGAGTATATGCTGAGCCATACTTGCCTTGTGCGCGAACCCGAGAAATTTTATCAATTTGTTACGGAAAATATGTATTATCCGGATGCTATGCCTAATGCAATCCATACGAAAATGGCTGAACTTGAGGCGGCAAAGAACGTTACAATCATTACGCAAAATATTGATGGTCTCCATGAAAAAGCGGGTTCCAAAAAAGTAGTGAATTTCCACGGGAGTTTATATCAGTGCTATTGCCAAAAATGCGGCATGAGCGTTGCAGCGGAAGATTATTTGAAATCGGATATTCATGCAAATTGCGGTGGAGTCATTCGGCCGGATGTGGTGCTTTACGAAGAAGCAATTCCAGAAGATGCGATAGATCAGTCACTCACAGCTATTAGGCAAGCAGATTTGATTGTAATTGTGGGGACTTCTTTCCGAGTGAGCCCATTTTGCAATTTAACCGATTATCGAAATAAAAAAGCACGAATTTTTGCTGTGAATAAAGAGCGAATTTCACTTCCGTATCCGTTTGAAATGATGGAAAATGACGCGGTGAAAGTTTTTGCGGAAATGTGA
- a CDS encoding hemolysin family protein, with the protein MNPDPESQQIILQLILIVVLTMLNAFFASAEMALVSLNKNRVKSQAETGDKKAVMLAKLVDDPSKFLATIQVGITLAGFFSSASAATSIATRLESVFGGSSFAKELSIIVVTIVLSYITLVFGELYPKRLALQKSEKIARVSVRPIMAVGVVLRPFVKFLSFSTDILVKLTRMEKNTDNEKMTREEMQLLIETGRRDGVIEVEELQMLRGVFEMDNKYAREVMVPRTDAFMVDAETESEALCDALLNENFSRVPVYTGDQDSVLGILHMKDFFAEARKSGFENIHVKSLVKDAYFAQETMFIDDLLKNMQRTRNQMAILMDEYGGVAGIVTVEDLLEEIVGEIDDENDVFSDEVKKIDDNTFIVEGRMPLDDFNKMFHVELPSRGVDTVAGFVLTLTGTIPEEDDEVVVEYGVLRFTVEEMNDARLVSVRVEKDIQTRELEQMA; encoded by the coding sequence ATGAACCCTGACCCCGAGAGTCAGCAGATTATCTTGCAGTTAATTCTTATTGTTGTGTTGACCATGCTCAACGCATTCTTTGCCTCAGCAGAGATGGCCCTTGTATCACTGAACAAAAACCGCGTGAAAAGCCAAGCAGAAACAGGCGATAAAAAAGCCGTTATGCTCGCTAAACTCGTGGATGATCCAAGTAAATTTCTTGCTACAATCCAAGTTGGTATTACGCTTGCTGGGTTCTTCTCCAGTGCGTCAGCCGCGACTAGCATTGCGACTAGACTTGAATCGGTTTTTGGTGGAAGTAGTTTTGCGAAAGAGTTATCCATTATTGTCGTAACGATTGTGTTGTCTTACATCACATTAGTTTTCGGCGAGCTTTATCCAAAACGTTTAGCACTCCAAAAATCAGAAAAAATTGCACGTGTTTCTGTACGACCAATTATGGCAGTTGGCGTTGTGCTTCGTCCGTTCGTAAAATTCTTATCTTTTTCAACAGACATTCTGGTCAAATTAACGAGAATGGAGAAAAATACCGATAATGAAAAAATGACACGGGAAGAAATGCAGCTACTAATTGAAACCGGTCGACGTGACGGTGTAATTGAGGTAGAAGAATTACAAATGCTTCGTGGTGTATTTGAAATGGACAATAAATATGCGCGTGAAGTAATGGTGCCACGAACAGATGCGTTTATGGTTGATGCCGAAACAGAATCGGAAGCGCTTTGTGACGCATTATTAAATGAGAATTTTTCAAGAGTTCCCGTCTATACTGGCGATCAGGACTCTGTGCTGGGTATTCTGCATATGAAAGATTTCTTTGCGGAAGCGAGAAAGTCAGGTTTTGAAAACATCCATGTGAAGTCGCTCGTTAAAGATGCGTATTTTGCACAAGAGACGATGTTTATTGATGACCTACTGAAAAATATGCAAAGAACAAGAAACCAAATGGCGATTTTAATGGATGAATATGGTGGCGTTGCAGGTATTGTCACTGTAGAAGATTTATTAGAAGAAATTGTTGGTGAAATTGACGATGAAAATGATGTGTTTTCGGATGAAGTAAAGAAAATCGATGATAATACATTTATTGTTGAAGGCCGCATGCCGCTTGATGATTTTAATAAAATGTTTCACGTGGAACTTCCATCACGTGGGGTAGATACTGTAGCTGGGTTTGTGCTTACCTTAACTGGAACAATTCCAGAAGAAGATGATGAAGTCGTGGTAGAATATGGCGTGCTTCGATTCACAGTAGAAGAAATGAATGATGCCAGATTGGTTTCTGTGCGTGTGGAGAAAGATATTCAAACACGCGAATTGGAGCAGATGGCTTAA
- a CDS encoding LacI family DNA-binding transcriptional regulator, translating to MPNIKEIAKLAGVSVTTVSRVLNNHPYVAEEKRARVQAVIDELDYSPNRNAMDLARGKTNTVGVIIPYNDHPWFDKIVNGILEAAFKNRYSVTLFPTGYDPKEEEKYLMRLKTKQVDGLIITSRANNWDVILPYLAYGPIIACEYVESKEISCSYIDRVKAYRAGFQFLQEEGYKKVAFTAGRASRESTSTYGKINAYEQVFGPVGENRFLSECYTLEDGLKAGEYFFADGKDWPDAIYANGDEVAAGVMYHVKKLGLRVPEDVAILGQENLPIGKALEITTLDHHLKKLGENAFTIFEQGKLQRIKVEHELIKRKTV from the coding sequence ATGCCAAATATTAAAGAAATAGCCAAATTAGCAGGAGTTTCAGTGACGACAGTGTCGCGTGTGCTTAATAATCATCCATATGTTGCGGAGGAAAAAAGAGCCCGTGTGCAAGCTGTTATCGATGAATTAGACTATTCTCCTAACCGTAACGCCATGGATTTAGCACGTGGTAAAACAAATACGGTTGGCGTGATTATACCTTATAATGATCATCCGTGGTTTGACAAAATTGTGAATGGTATTTTGGAAGCAGCTTTTAAAAACCGTTATTCGGTGACACTTTTTCCAACAGGATATGATCCGAAAGAAGAAGAAAAGTACTTGATGCGCCTCAAAACGAAGCAGGTGGATGGCTTGATTATTACTTCGCGTGCTAATAATTGGGATGTGATTTTACCGTATTTGGCGTATGGACCAATTATTGCGTGTGAGTATGTGGAATCTAAAGAGATATCGTGTTCTTATATTGACCGCGTGAAGGCGTACCGGGCTGGATTTCAATTTTTGCAAGAAGAAGGTTATAAAAAAGTGGCGTTCACAGCTGGGCGGGCATCGCGTGAAAGTACGAGTACATATGGGAAAATTAATGCCTATGAGCAGGTGTTTGGCCCGGTTGGCGAAAATCGTTTTTTAAGTGAATGTTATACGCTGGAAGATGGTTTGAAGGCCGGTGAATATTTTTTTGCGGATGGAAAAGATTGGCCTGATGCGATTTATGCAAATGGGGACGAGGTTGCGGCGGGCGTTATGTATCACGTCAAAAAGCTCGGTTTGCGCGTGCCGGAAGATGTTGCTATTTTAGGACAAGAAAATCTCCCAATTGGTAAGGCGCTAGAGATCACGACGCTCGATCATCACCTGAAAAAATTGGGAGAAAATGCTTTTACTATTTTCGAACAAGGTAAATTACAAAGAATTAAAGTGGAACATGAGTTGATTAAAAGAAAAACAGTTTGA
- a CDS encoding glycerate kinase: MKIVIAPDSFKESATAVEVANAIQKGWKKVRPADQISLAPVSDGGEGFLTVLSQSADVELFQAEVTSLNGHKITASYGIHVSQKTAIIESANTIGLDLVPVAERNPALATSTGVGELILAALQHNVQKIIIGLGGSGTNDGGAGLLQALGVALLDKNKQPIPPGGVHLQELASIDASNLHPMLKNIQFQIACDVTNPLLGENGATFVFGAQKGATPAMLVQLENAMQNYGAQLDQISSQKITTKKGAGAAGGIAAGLMTFLNADVLSGSALVMELSNMKDKMKGADIVIVGEGRMDKQSMMGKIPVQIAQEAKKQGCFVLAIVGSLALETDVAQQHGIDAFFPNIPEITDLPTLFENTTKNLERTAENIAKLTLVGN, translated from the coding sequence ATGAAAATTGTCATCGCACCCGATTCATTCAAAGAGAGCGCTACTGCAGTTGAGGTAGCAAATGCCATACAAAAAGGCTGGAAGAAAGTGCGTCCAGCCGATCAAATTAGCCTTGCCCCTGTTTCTGACGGGGGTGAAGGTTTTCTTACTGTTTTAAGTCAGTCCGCTGATGTGGAATTGTTCCAAGCAGAAGTAACCAGCCTTAATGGCCACAAAATAACGGCATCTTATGGTATTCATGTCAGTCAAAAAACCGCCATTATTGAGTCTGCCAACACGATTGGCTTGGATTTAGTCCCAGTAGCAGAACGTAATCCAGCCTTGGCAACATCTACTGGCGTTGGTGAATTAATTTTGGCGGCACTTCAACACAATGTCCAAAAAATCATTATCGGACTCGGCGGAAGTGGCACAAACGATGGCGGCGCAGGCTTACTCCAAGCATTAGGCGTGGCACTTTTAGATAAAAACAAACAACCTATCCCGCCCGGTGGTGTTCATTTGCAAGAGTTAGCCTCCATTGATGCTAGCAACCTTCACCCAATGCTTAAAAACATCCAATTCCAAATAGCTTGCGATGTAACGAACCCACTTCTCGGCGAAAATGGCGCAACATTTGTCTTCGGTGCTCAAAAAGGCGCCACACCCGCTATGCTCGTTCAACTAGAAAACGCCATGCAGAATTACGGAGCCCAGCTAGATCAAATTTCTTCTCAAAAAATCACTACAAAAAAAGGAGCTGGGGCCGCTGGTGGTATCGCTGCTGGATTAATGACTTTCCTAAACGCAGACGTGTTAAGCGGTTCAGCTCTTGTTATGGAACTTTCTAATATGAAAGATAAAATGAAAGGCGCCGATATCGTCATTGTTGGCGAAGGACGAATGGACAAGCAATCTATGATGGGCAAAATCCCCGTTCAAATCGCGCAAGAAGCAAAAAAACAAGGCTGCTTCGTACTAGCAATCGTCGGCAGCCTTGCGCTCGAAACCGACGTCGCTCAACAACACGGCATCGATGCTTTCTTTCCCAACATCCCGGAAATAACTGATTTACCTACCCTTTTCGAAAATACGACGAAAAATCTCGAACGCACCGCAGAAAACATCGCTAAACTAACTTTAGTAGGTAACTAG
- a CDS encoding sugar phosphorylase, which yields MQSELVNQIEVKLRKIYQAAYQPAYLEKLLACAESYSNNSRGPIDTISEKNVYLIAYGDSIFEKNKHPLQTLNEFLQEYAQDVITDVHLLPIFPSTSDDGFSVTDYKQIDEQLGDWDDVQKMSENFRVMLDFVANHMSKSSDWFKRFANNEAPYNQFFIEKDSQFDYKNVTRPRTSPLFHTYENDKELWTTFSEDQLDLNVRNIDCLVALTDVLLFYASKQATSIRLDAIGFLWKTSGTTCMHLPETHEIISLWRLLIDELYPNLQIITETNVPHEENISYFGDGENEANMVYQFPLPPLVLHTFTCHDATKLSTWAKSISQVSSTATYFNFLASHDGIGMRPATGILSDEEINSLVQKAVQNGGQVSYKDNADGTQSVYELNINYGEALQNLEEDTTEELVTKKIIAAHSILLTLQGVPAIYYHSLLGSKNDLIGYEESGIKRRINREKLEKNQLARELESDSYRQTIFTSLKKLVQIRRNHTAFSPFATQEILDLGSDVFAIKRVSETECIYGIINVTSQNISKNLTFSGTNLLTNQPVTSELELTAYEVVWIKKDRQ from the coding sequence ATGCAATCCGAACTGGTTAATCAAATAGAAGTAAAACTAAGAAAAATTTATCAAGCTGCTTACCAGCCCGCCTACTTGGAAAAATTGCTCGCATGTGCCGAAAGCTATTCCAATAACTCGCGTGGTCCCATTGATACTATTTCCGAAAAAAACGTCTATCTTATTGCCTATGGCGACAGCATTTTCGAAAAAAACAAGCATCCGTTACAAACATTAAATGAGTTCCTCCAAGAATACGCGCAAGATGTTATAACAGACGTCCACTTGCTGCCAATTTTCCCGAGTACGTCAGATGACGGCTTTTCTGTAACCGATTATAAGCAAATTGACGAACAGCTTGGCGACTGGGATGACGTTCAAAAAATGTCCGAGAACTTCCGGGTGATGCTTGATTTCGTAGCCAATCACATGTCCAAATCAAGTGATTGGTTCAAACGATTCGCTAACAATGAAGCGCCATACAATCAATTTTTCATTGAAAAAGATAGCCAATTTGATTATAAAAATGTGACTCGTCCGCGGACTTCTCCGCTGTTTCACACATACGAAAACGACAAAGAGCTTTGGACTACTTTTAGCGAAGATCAGTTAGATTTAAACGTTCGTAATATCGATTGCCTCGTCGCCTTAACAGATGTACTGCTTTTCTATGCATCCAAACAGGCCACAAGCATTCGTCTTGATGCGATTGGATTTTTGTGGAAAACATCTGGCACTACTTGCATGCACCTGCCCGAAACCCATGAAATCATTTCACTTTGGCGTCTATTGATTGATGAACTATATCCAAATCTGCAAATTATCACAGAAACCAATGTCCCTCATGAAGAAAATATTAGCTATTTTGGCGACGGGGAAAATGAAGCGAATATGGTTTATCAGTTCCCGCTTCCGCCACTTGTACTTCATACGTTTACTTGTCATGATGCAACCAAACTTTCGACGTGGGCAAAATCCATTTCCCAAGTTTCTAGCACAGCGACTTATTTTAACTTCCTAGCAAGTCACGATGGCATTGGTATGCGCCCAGCGACTGGAATCCTTTCCGACGAAGAAATCAATTCTCTTGTCCAAAAAGCGGTTCAAAACGGCGGGCAAGTTTCCTACAAAGATAATGCAGATGGCACGCAGTCCGTATATGAGCTTAATATTAACTACGGTGAAGCCCTGCAAAACCTTGAGGAAGACACAACCGAAGAACTCGTAACGAAAAAAATTATCGCTGCTCACAGTATTTTACTCACACTTCAAGGCGTCCCAGCGATTTATTATCATTCACTATTAGGCTCTAAAAATGACCTGATTGGTTACGAAGAATCTGGCATTAAACGCCGAATCAACCGCGAAAAACTGGAGAAAAACCAACTAGCGCGTGAACTTGAATCAGACTCTTATCGCCAAACGATTTTTACATCCTTGAAAAAATTAGTACAAATCAGACGGAATCACACTGCCTTTTCACCATTTGCAACTCAAGAAATTTTAGACTTAGGATCCGATGTTTTTGCGATAAAACGAGTATCTGAGACAGAATGTATTTACGGGATTATCAATGTCACTTCTCAAAATATCAGCAAAAACCTAACTTTCTCCGGAACGAATTTATTAACCAATCAACCCGTTACGAGTGAGCTTGAATTAACTGCGTATGAAGTTGTCTGGATTAAGAAGGACCGCCAATGA